The Helianthus annuus cultivar XRQ/B chromosome 11, HanXRQr2.0-SUNRISE, whole genome shotgun sequence region GGGCCCATGTTGGGCAGAGTTTTCTGATCCACCACCACGGTGATCTGCTTCTTCCCTAGGGATATCATTTGGAGCAGCTTCGTCATCTACATCAAAAACTATGACGATATTCGTGTCCAGCCCGTTAGACGTAGATGGTGACACGTCAGCTTTCGAAGTGTTGTGCCAGTTTCCCAGAGTCTCGGGCTTTAAGTATAGAGTCTGTTGTTCCTTTTTGATGGCTGTGGACCCACAGGTACTTTCTTGGAATCCTGATTCTTCACAAATTTCTTATCCATCTGTCTTGATGCTTTGTCCGGTTTCAGGTTGGATGAAGTTGATTGCTTTATCAAGAAAAATACACAAGAGTTAAGATATTAATAAAACTAACCCTACCTATGAATTATAATATGGAACTAACTCTGTATAAAAGTTAGGCATGAAAGTAATGGTAAACACACGTAGATCTAAATTTAATTAAACAACGAAAACGGGAATATTAAAAATCTGGACTCAAATGCAATTGAAGACAGGATTTCATCCCTGTGCTCATCAGATATCAGAGCCTAGAGAGTATAACAGACAACACGACAATCCAAATGCAGCAACAAATATTCTTATTCATACAGATCCACAAATTAATTTAGCACAAATATTCTTATTCATACAGATCCACAAATTAATTTAGCAATATATGAACATAAGTTGAAAAAAATTGCATACAAAGATGCAAGAAAGAGGATCTCAAATCGTGTTTGAAAATATTAAAGAAATGAATATACTTACAGAGTTTCAAAAAATACGAATTATGAGCACACCGATGGAATCAAGCAACAACTCTTTCCAATGAATCAAAGAGAAAAGGAATGATTAATCGAGGGCAGCTGCTGAAAAAGAACGTATCGACGTCAGTCGGCGCTTTTTTGCTTTCTAGGGTTTCGTATACTATCCATCTAAGGCCGTGACTCATCCCAGATATCACACTCGGAGTACCTTCAGATATCATAAAACAATAAGCCCAATATGAACGTTGAACCTCATAAAATACCAAATTATATCATATATAAAGCAAATCAAGCCACGAAAAAATATATAGTAAATTGTAGATCCACAAATCGGCtcaaaatttatataaaaacttCCTTAAATTGCGATAGATCTAGAAGGTTTTGTTAAATGAATTCAGCATTTAATCGATTAACAGTTACCTGAAACGAGATTGTCTTCCGAAATCCTTTGAACAGTCAACGATCGTTCTTCAACAGCCTGCATGATAATACCGATTCTACgtcatgaaaaaaaaaagactGAAATAAAAACCAGAAACAGTTTCTGATCACAACAAGGCTTGCTCCGAACAAATATCAATGAAAagaatttaaaaatcaaataCCACTCACCGATGATTTTGACATATCGGGAGGCCAGAATTCATCAATCCCAGACGCTAGAGCAGTGGCCATCTAGTATAGTTTGACGGCTGCGGCGGGTCGATATGTGGAATATATTAAATCTGACAAACGAAGAACAAGGAGTATGGCTTTATAATCTTTTTAACCTAGAAAGATTTACAATTCTAACCCAGTACTTTATTTTCATTCTACCCCTCCCTTTACTCCCATTTGTTTAATTTACAAATCTAATCTTTCATGTCCTATTTTTTCACCTAATTGTCTTTATGTAGGTGAATAAAACATCCCacaaatatatatgttttttttatggATGACGATTCAAGGGCCTAAGGTCTCAGGTTCAAATCCGATTCAGTGGGCCATTTGGGTGTCGGGTTTTCCTCAAAATCGGAGATGGTGGGCTTAGGCTACCCAGACAAGCGTTGGTTGTCTGTGATCGCGGACGTATGAGTTTTTTGCCATTGTGTTGTCACAGGTAGCTAGGTTAAAAAGGGTGAATAAAACATCATGCAAGTCTATGTATTATGAGTATGTAGGCCCCAAATGAGTTTAGATAGGAGTCAATAAACACAAAACAAGAGTTTCATTACATTAGGGAAAGAGAAAAATAtccggatagtccttgtggtttcgcattttttcacctatagtccccaactttctaaaattacttgaatagtccccaacttttcattttttgttcccggatagtccctgggtctaacttcagtttgttttctctgttaagtgggtgtgaaatgaccaatttaccctttcctttaaaaggccaaaccacagggactatccgggcatcttctacaTATTTAGAGAAAAACTCCACCACCACACTTTATCTCCAatctccacccaccatcaccctcctccaccatcCACCATCACCTTCTTCTCTTCAATTTTCTTTGAAGAAACCCTAAAACACCCAAGTCACCTCACACCCCCCTAATCACCTCTAACTCTTTCTCTGATGTTTACCAACGGCGATGATTCTGGCCCGGCCACAGTCGTGGCCTCTTTTTTGGCGACAAGCACAAACCCAGCTCCCTGTATCTTTCTCCGGTGACAAGACCAGCCGTTCTCCGGCAACCACATCCCACACCCGCACCTCCTTTTTTCTATACGACACGCACACCTGCAAAAACCCAACCCAGCTGCACCCCCCTCTCGGTTACTCTCTCCATCAAGAAACCTCCGACCGGCCAGGTGTGTCGGATCAGGGAGGAGCTCCGGCGGAGCCGGCAACGACATTGTACGGATGACATATGATGATATTGTCGATGATGATGACATGATGATGGTTGACGTCGCCGGTGGGATTCCGGCGATGACCGACGGTTGTTTACGACGGTGGGATTCTGCAGTGAGGCTTCGGTGAGCCCTTTTCAGTTCATTTTTATTTacttctcagcttctttttcctttttattctttttttgtCAGACATGACGATGTTTCAGCCGATGTGATGTTTGAGGCGATATTGTTGATGGTAGGATTATGGCAGTTTAGGTGactgtggtggtgatggtggagggtggaggaaggtgatggtgggtggaggttgaagatgaagtgtggtggtggggtttttctctaaaaatgAAGACGATGCacgaatagtccctgtggtttggccttttaaaggaaatgatatttttgtcatttcacacccgcttaacagagaaaacaaactgaagttagacccagggactattcgggaacaaaaaatgaaaagttggggactattcaggtaattttagaaagttggggactataggtgaaaaaatgtgaaaccacagggactatccgggtatTTTTCTCTTAGGGAAATTAGAGGTTTAACCATTTCACAAATAAGTTATACATTCCGAAGGGATAACTGTTTCAGCAATGATAGCAATATAATGTTAACTCAAATTACATAAAAACAAATTTTGTGATATAGTACGAACGATAAAAATATATACTAAACCATAGTATTGCGTGCAAAAGGTGCTAAATGTATGGCACAAGATCACATTTAGCTTGATTAGCACGAATCTAACGTTACATTATGCAATACATTTCTATTACCATTTTTGGAATAGCTAGCTGTGAATAATGATTGATGATACTATATTGTAAGCCAGGTTGCCATTGCCataaaaacaaaaagacaaaaaaaaaccctaaatattATTGTAAGCTAGCTAGCATGCCATCGCCATAGAAGATCAATCCGGAAAATAGCTATTTACCAAGTGATATTTAAAATCTACTATGCCAAGTATGTATAGATAAATGAGATAAACCTTGTAGATCTTCATAGAACAAGCAATTTTGACTTCCTTATAAGCCGTATCTATAATCCAATCTCATATGATTACGAAGTTTAGAAAGGAATACCTTTTATCAACGATAATGTAATTGCAAGAAATTATCCGTTGGTGAAAGTGCATAAATGAGCCTCTAACCTATGAATGTTTCTgcaagaagaaaagacaagtaaTTGGTCTTGAATGGAAGTTTCGACAATGAATTCATTTTTTTTAGAATTGGAACGACAAATGGAAAAATATGTAAGTTATTGTAGATACACAAATTGTGCTCAGCAATGTAGGTTCATAATTtcggaccgaaaccgtgattagtGTGTGATTATGTTCAAGACGGGAGATATTAGAGACGGATAAACAAAACTTCCTTGTATTAATTCGGTAGAATAACGTTACAAATCGACCCGATTACAAGCTAACCGAACAATACCAAAGGagcatacatccggggagagaccaagtggtgatctctcccccaaaGTCTAAAACTTTCATCCTAACTCTCTGCACTCTCTCAgttgctatttatagccacacccccttgtcttgcaaacacacacggtcaaacaaataaccctctcgtttgaccacttcaaacgagcgggtcaatacacgttcgtttgaccgtttcactaactattacataatcagcataaaataaaactaatctattgAAACAACATCAgacacaaaaactgcaccaacACATAACATGTTATGTAATTCACTAAATGAGTAACAACAAATAAACAAACACTTCACAAATGTATATTATAAAAATAGTATATTGTGTTTTAATCATAATGGAAATATGATTAATTAGCTAGTTTTAATAGATTACTAAGCTTTTAGGTTTATTAAAATTCAAATAAAAGCATTATAAAATTATTTTGTGGTAGTGCAAAGAGACTGGGTTTTTAATAATTCAATATATTTGTAATATGTTTTTCATTtgtattttaatgtttttaagtAAATAAGTAAAAAAGACTATTTTACCCTGATGTGATTGTCACATAGGTTTTTTTAGTTGAAATTAGGGCGAAAGAACACCTCTTGTgtataacataaaacataaagGGCATCTAGTGTAGTTTTCTTTAGTTAAAGTACCCTGCCGACAATTTGGCTAAAACTTAATGGACATAAAATACTatcatctattttttagttttctcgcCTTTCTAACCTACTTACAGAtaatcatttttttaattaataaatcaaAATCTTCGTAAATcatttatctatatctatatctatatacttAAATTTATCTTCTAAAGTACACAAACTTTATCCTTTATTTTGTCTTAGTCTTATCtcttatttattaaatatttttcttaactatttcttttatttttttcacttatttataataactatttaatattttattgatcCGACCACGTGTCACATGTTTCTAACCTTccaataagtaaataaaaaacaaagtaaaatgttattttatatataaatactaCATCGAAATTCATTTTTCACAATAACATTTCGTCACCACAGTTATGTTAGCTATTTAGTAAGAGACAGGTGTCTATCGGAGACAACTATTTTAAGTTTTCTGATGCTtctctcctacttaattatagataattacttttttaattaattataaaaatatatttaatcaagCTGTAGAGATTCTTACCTAGTTTACTTATAAATTAAAAACGGAAGAAGAGATTTGATGCTGACACGTGATATTAGTTGAAATCCTTTATTAGATAAGGATATgtaattaaatttttataatttatatagtGGTACAATATACAATGTAATAtagtgtaatatgatacaaggtGATTAGTAATGTATTCAATACATAGTGCAATATGATATAATTCTCTTTCCTCTAATAAATTTAGTTGTTCATGTCTACAATGATATATTTAATAACAACAGTATATTTAATATCATCATTTTTTATCCACTTTTTCTTATATAGGTTAACAAACACATGTACAAGAGTTAGGTTGGGGTGATCACATCATTTCTACAAAGCCTATGTAATGTGTTTACTCTCTCTCCATTTTCCATATAGTTTCTAATGGTCTCACTAGACATATTAATTGTGTAACTTGGCTGTTGTTTGATAATCAAATTGAATATTTAACATCGAAATTTGGTTCACTTTTTGTTTGTCACTTTTTCTTCACTTCGGCGGAAGGAAATCTGTTTAGTTCAGGGCGCATCCGCAGCAACTCGCGGGCTTTCCCATTAGTATGTAATAATCTCTATAATTAATATTAGATTgcaaatatattttgttttaaagTAAAATGAACAAACTAAAAATGCCATAACAAAAGTAAACCAAAAGGTAAAAAAACTATCATAAAAGAAAATAGATAATCAACACTTTTCATTATCAACACATTTTTCATCATTAAACCACAAAGATTTAGAAATTTATCATTAAAAAAGTAAAGATAACCACAACTCATTAATAATCTTCAATAAATTATTTACTTGTTATTCAACTAAAGCTTAGAAAATAAGTCGTTGTAACCATTGTGATTCATTTGTGTGAAGTTTGAACCACACTTTCCTTGGACGATCTCTGTGCTTTGCAAATCAAAATGGTTGCTAAAAAACCACTTCTTCGCCAGCCATAGAACGGACCTTCTGTGAAATAACCATACCAACCGCCGACCACCCCAACTCAGGCCACCACCAACTGCTGCTGCTGGGCTGAGACCTACGGTTCCTCTGGCTCTGGCGTTGCTTACTATCTTTGAAGGCCCGGATAACTGAATTTGCTGAGATTCGAGGAAGACCGAGGACCCTGTTTATCTTAATTGGTCCCTGGGCTTCGATTAATGCTGAATTCCAGATTTCCAACCATGATATGTTTCCCCCGTGGCTTATTTTGTTGCTAATATCTCTCGCATCTGATTCTGATGAACAAAAAAACCCGTGACGCATCCCAGAATTGACACCAAAACACACTTCACCATATAAGCATCAGGGTTGTATGGCATATCACACTTGGAGTACCTTCAGATATCATAAAACAATAAGCCCAATATATACATTCAACCTCATATAATACCAAATTATATCATTTTCAAGCTAATTCATTaaatcaaaatttttattttCGTTAAAATTCATCTTACAAAGTGAGTGATATGAAAAAACAGCAACAATCCCCGAAAAATATAATGTAAATTATAGATCCACAAATCGGCTCCAAATTTAAACAAAAACGTCCTTAAATTGCGATAGATCTAGAAGGTTTTGTTAAAAATGGATACAGCAATTAATCGATTAACAGTTACCTGAAACGAGATTGTCTTCTGAAATCCGATGAGCAGTCAACGATCGTTCTTCAACAGCCTGCATAATAGTACAGATTCTAcgtcatgaaaaaaaaaaaaacaaaaggctGATATAAAACCAGAAACGGTTTCTGATCATAACAagaatttaaaatataaataccACTCACCGATGATTTTGCCATATCGGGAGGCCAAATTTCATCAATCTCAGACGCTAAAGCAGTGGCCATCTGGTATAGTCTGACGGCTGGGCGATCTGTGGAATTATAAATTTGACAAACGAAGAACAAGGGGTAGGGTTTTATAATCTTTTTCACCAGGAAATATTTACAATTCCAGCCCATTTAATTAGTTTTCATTCTTGTCCCTCCCTTTATCCCCATTTGTTTATTTTCACAAATCTAATGGTCCAtgtcctgtttttttttttttttttcttcacgtAATTACGTTTATGTAACCATGTAGGTGAATAAAACATCCCacaaatatatatgttttttataTGGATGACGATTTGGTGTTGAAGATCACATGTATGAAGTTCGAATCCCATTAAGTGGGCCCTTTGGGCATCTGGTTTTCCTTGAAACCGCAGATGTAAAACCTACTATGCTAGGTATGTAAAACCTCTATTTACCAAGTGATATGTAAAACCTACTATGCTAGGTATGAAAAAATAAATGAGATAAACCTTGTAGATCTTCGTAGAACAAGCAATTCTAACATCCTTATAAGCCATATCGTCCTTTCATACCGGAGATGTCAATAATCCAATCTCATATTATTATGGAGTTTAGAGAAGATTACCTTTTATTAATGATAATTCAATTGCAATAAATTATCCTTTGAGGTGTAGTGCACGAATGAGCCTCTAACTTATGAAAGTTTTAGCAAGAAGAAAGATTAGGAATTAGTTTAGAATAGAAGCTTCCACAATGGATTCATTTTTAGAATTGGAAAGCCATGTGGGAAAATATGTAAGTTATTGTTGATACATGTTGATACATATTAAGTGGACACGactcgactcggttcggttcgactcagttcgattcggttcggttcgactcggttaggttcaGCTCAAGCCCGATGtagcgacattcctccgtcgtgcgccccagagttcgacacgcgaagcacggagagctgCGAACCAATTCGTGatgacacatcaccatgacatcatcatgatgtcatgatgatgtaaTGTGAAGACTTTTTCATGAGACATATTCACGTGAATTCAACATGTTAGTCAAACATGTCATGCTTTAAAGTTCCCCAACTTTAAAGTTCCCCATGATGAAGGTTCCCCATTGTCacatcccaaccgatggcggaaacatcgggatgagacgaagtgtgtatagattgctagagacttcgtaactctatgtgacaatatttaattaaatttaaatttcatttcaatactaaattgtcatacaagattcaaatagaaataacaacattgtttcaaattgtacataacaacaaaagatagattaatctaggtgtgtatctagtccaccctaaatctcgtTTCATCATGTCCATACTTCATGTAAGGCCttctaatccaagatctcactcagctaaagcaaccaaaaggtgtgcggaatccacctgatgatcaaccactgtagatgaacacaagaatgcaaggatttgagagagaaatcaagaatacactgagtattcttgatgaagatgaatgacgtcactcacacaaagcgccgccagacaaagagcacaatgattagggcacagaaattcacacagaaatcgttaccttgtctattccatattaaagtatatatacaaggtgaaacccGGACTTTCCACACTAAATAGAAAGCTCGGACTAAACAAAAAGCACAAAGCAAGCACAGAGTTTTtgctacaaaactcagacaagcctaatctatacaaaactcagacaaagctAGTCTAaaaataaactctttccaaaataaactctttctagccaataaactctttctagacaataaactctttctagccaataaactctttctagacaataaactctttctagacaataaactctttctagccaataaactctttctagacaataaactctttctagacaataaactctttctagccaataaactctttctagacaataaactctttctagccataaactctttccaaaacataaactctttccaaactTTGGACATtgttcaataaagaccctaaatgCTGGAAGCCTTGCACTTgtcacccaaaagtgcattaacaaactcccccttgatcagtgcatggtcttcattgaacTTGAGATCTTCAAACTTCCATTGGTAACATGGGagtcatgcacttatcacctaaagtgcattaacaaactcccccttgatcagtgcatggtcttcattggacttgagatcttcatcctttcttcgagagctgcttcctgcccagaccttgttcttcacacagaactgaaccaactTGATGGACTGGTCAGCTAGAACACGATCTTCTTCATTGTATTTTAGAGGCAGGCGCCGAAGCTTCTTCAGATGTGCTCCCCTTAAGTTTGCAAGCCAAATCAGATCCAGCACCTTAGCAATCTCCTCCA contains the following coding sequences:
- the LOC110889166 gene encoding uncharacterized protein LOC110889166 isoform X4, with the translated sequence MATALASGIDEFWPPDMSKSSAVEERSLTAHRISEDNLVSESDARDISNKISHGGNISWLEIWNSALIEAQGPIKINRVLGLPRISANSVIRAFKDSKQRQSQRNRRSQPSSSSWWWPELGWSAVGMVISQKVRSMAGEEVVF
- the LOC110889166 gene encoding uncharacterized protein LOC110889166 isoform X2 — protein: MATALASGIDEFWPPDMSKSSAVEERSLTAHRISEDNLVSGTPKSDARDISNKISHGGNISWLEIWNSALIEAQGPIKINRVLGLPRISANSVIRAFKDSKQRQSQRNRRSQPSSSSWWWPELGWSAVGMVISQKVRSMAGEEVVF
- the LOC110889166 gene encoding uncharacterized protein LOC110889166 isoform X3, whose protein sequence is MATALASEIDEIWPPDMAKSSAVEERSLTAHRISEDNLVSESDARDISNKISHGGNISWLEIWNSALIEAQGPIKINRVLGLPRISANSVIRAFKDSKQRQSQRNRRSQPSSSSWWWPELGWSAVGMVISQKVRSMAGEEVVF
- the LOC110889166 gene encoding uncharacterized protein LOC110889166 isoform X1 — protein: MATALASEIDEIWPPDMAKSSAVEERSLTAHRISEDNLVSGTPKSDARDISNKISHGGNISWLEIWNSALIEAQGPIKINRVLGLPRISANSVIRAFKDSKQRQSQRNRRSQPSSSSWWWPELGWSAVGMVISQKVRSMAGEEVVF